Genomic DNA from Echeneis naucrates chromosome 23, fEcheNa1.1, whole genome shotgun sequence:
AAAGCAGCCATGTGTTTAAAATGTGGGTataaactttcatttttaaaaatcagccAATGATATCTTATATTTGGTTGTACATCTTTAAAGAGCATGGTGTGTTTCTTaagaaaaatctatttataATGAAAGCAGTGAAGCATTGTCTAAGGGAAAGAGGGCCTTTTATACAGGTATTTATTAGAGAAAAAGGCTTATGCACAATGCTACATCTCATTGATTATTCTGTaaattatttagtgtttttcagcTCTTGTGAGACTTCTGGCTATTTTAGTGTGTAAGGTATTTGCTTATGTGGGTGAAGAGAAATTGATGTTTTTAAGTCAATTGCaggaataaatacaaattattgCACTGATCTAATTGGCTTTGTAGGTGTATGTATGTGGATGATAATGCTTACTCTGCTTATGTGACAACTGAAGACACATCAAGATGTGAGTGTGTATCTTACTGAGGTGTACGACTATGGCCTGAGAAGGAACTGCATGTGTCTTACCGTAGTGTGTGAGTATGCCCTGAGGAGTGACAACCTTATTGCAGACATGGCAGACAACAAGAGAAAAATCCTCCATTGTTGGAAACTGACCATAGACGAACATCTCTGAAATAGACATAAAAGAGAAATTTTGTAAAGGAGAGCTAATACTAGGGAGAAGACAAGACAGAGCTGTCCTTATGAGATTAATACAACAGTTATCTTTTCTGTCCTTAAGAGGTAAGGTTACCTGACAAATTCATAATAAATGCAATATGCAATAATGCAATATATGCAATAGTtggctttgttttcttgacTGACATCAGCGTCAGAAGTGAAAAATTGCCTATACTGATGTATTCAAATGTCTTGGTTTACTTAACAAAGTCCAATATTATCTGAATCTGCGAGTAGGCTTGAGCATGAGGTATACAAATCTGGTCATGACAGAATAAACACACCGCTCTGTACCTCAAATTTACACGACAAGTGCCCTGCTAGGGGTGGGAGGTCAAGGCAAAAGATCACAAGGTCATAACTATTTTAGACACACAGCCTATTGCTTCAACGAACGGTCCaactgaaaaattattttcaaaggTGGGCACTCATGCTTTTTTCTTAGTTCATACGAGGTTACTTATTTATGAGGTGCTATATGTTGTCCTGCAGTTTTTGTTCCTTGGAAAGCAACTGAAGTTACACTACATTACAATGATGCACCCTGTGTTAGGCAACTGAAAAGTGGATTATGTCTTATTATCTACGACCTATCACTGCCACATTACCCACCTCCAACAGATGTCTatacaagataaaaaaaaacaaaacaaaactgtataaCAACTGAAGAGTAATGACACTGAACCAAAGCTAGAACGCTACAGTATTGATCAAGGCAGTAAAATAAACTTGATAGTAGCATGAAAAACAAGCATGATCGAGTAAAACTGATTAGTACATTGCTCCCTATCAGTTTTTGAGCAGCTGCACTGAGGCAGTTAAAATTACGATGCTTTGCCAAGTTCACCTTGTCAATAAGGAAGGAATTATTTCCCTCTCACTTTCCAGGCCCAACCTTTTCTATATAACCTCCATGATTAAAGCCACAATTCCAACTTTCCAATTCCTGTGTTTGCTGACCAAAAACTGCTTTTCCTTCACGAGCAAATAAACTGCCTCAAAAGCAAACATTGCTTTTGAGGCTTAACTGAAGCTGGTGTGAACACTACAACACTGAAAATTTGAAAGGTGTAGCTGAATTTCCAAAAACTATTCTTTTAATGGTGTCATAGGAGTAAACATGGTAAAGATTGATAACATCTTAATCTAACCAATTATGCGGTATCTAGAAACAGCTGCTGGCAGGTTAACACTGTCTGGTAAGTGGTTTCAGTTCAAAGAACATCACTCTAGTTTGTGTCTTTCCTGCCACACTCTCTGAAGAAATTGGTATATTTTAATAAACTATCAACAAAGTCCAgccataatttttttaaaatctgatggGAAAATACTGCTCTGGCAACATTGCAAATCCCAAGGTTTACAGTACCAGAAAAAACTTAACTGGgagaactgaaaaaaagaagcaagaatGCAATTTCCTCTGTATCTGCCAAGCCAAATGCAAACAAAGTCCAATGCTTATTTCTGCAGCGCGCGTGCAtggttgcgtgtgtgtgtgtgtgtgtgtgtgtgtgtgtgtgtgtgtgtgtgtgtgtactcatcTCAATGCAACTGCCAGAGCCTGCCAAATGACTGACAGGAGAAATGAACTACAAAATTAATCTCACTCACTGGTGAATAAGCATGTTTGGATCTCTTAAAACAATCTATCACTGGACATGGATTAGTTTTAGAAAAGTAAATCAACTTCCCAATggcaaattaacattttaaagtgaCTTAAACAAGCTTGCTTGTAAACAAGAgctcaacagcagcaacagttgaCCTGAGAAGAAAATAACAGTGATGCGGGTTGTATCACACCAAAGTGATAATGCAAACAATGTAACTAATGCAACAACAAATAATTGGCCTGGAATCAGTCCATTCACACAATATCTTGAAACTAGGTTTGACATTTCACCATAGTGTTACTGAAACACAATTCCAAGGAACAGCTAGCAGCTTCAACTGAAGTTTATTTTTTGAATGGGCACAGCAGATAATTATTTGAGCTGCAGCAAAATGTCTGATAAAGTAAACAACAGCAACTAGCTGGCAGCTAATGTTGCAGAACCCAGACTACAAGCTCAACAAGTCTctcctttgtttaaaaaaaaaacaaaaacccagatATAAATCTGACTTCGACCGACATTTAGAAATTTTATGGTTCCAGGATTCTGCTTAGAGATAGCCACAGGCCCTTTGGAGAAAGCCAGACCTTAGGTGAGTGCACAAAAAAggttattttgaaaatgttgtaaATAATGAGTACAGTTAAGACAGCATGTCATAAGGGCAACCACTTTGACCTACAACTCCCTCATAATTGTACTGTTACATAAAGTTTCAGCTTGTCAAGGGGCTTTTCCTTTTACAATGTTATCATGGTCAGAATCCCATGATCATCATTGTGGTCATTTTGGCTCAATATAAAAACCAGGCTCAAATCTGAACACCTGCCAGGGAAACGATTACATGGCACCAGTATGAAAGAAGCATTAAAAATGGTTTCACTGACAGATCATGGACACAGACTATTCCAATCTAACATTTATAACAACAAATACATTATTGTACGTGCTTCATTTTGTCACATATTGATCTCACTTAAAAGTATGCTTTAATTCTGACACCACAGGATGGTCTGTAGGGCAGGACTAATATTTTAAGTATAGATGAAAGAtgtttatagattttttttttttttttttgctacttGATAAATAATTTTGTCTTTAAGATggtaaaaatatttgtttcatttacaatGCTCTAAggtcaaacacaaaaagattaCCACACCAAGTTTACCACAAAGtaagatgaagaaaaactgcTCATATTTCTTTATGCAACCGTATTCCATGGTTGATGGGCCAATGTGACTGATTTCAGCACAAACTATTTAATGCAGACAGCAGTGCCCCATTTAGTGAATGACTAATTTCGAGTTGCCTGCTATATAACAAGTTATTTTTCTAACCTTCATCAGAGCAAAAAGAACATGTACTGCCAGCAGGATTCTGCCAAAGCCTGCACAATGTGGTATGTTCCCTTGTGTCTGATGCATCCTGCACTTAAGTGCATTTCTTCTCCACACATCCAGCACATTTCTAATCGCTATCTTCATCACACTCATGTCTATGGCTCAACTAAATTGATAATTTTTAATGACACACTCAAAACTGGGCTAACAGTAACTGATTCAGTAAGAACTAACCACTAATATATTAGGATGTTGGCACAGATTCCCATTCCTAAAGACAGTAGTAAACATACAAATAGCAGCAGCTTATTTCTAGTGTGATAATGACAGTGGCTGCAAGTCAAGTCAGGGTAAGTTGCTGTTGGCTGTCATCTCtgctttgcatgtgtgtgtgaaagtgagaaagagataTAGCTATCAATCATGGCGCACATTACACACCAATACTGTTAACCAAACCTCCCCATATACAAATACACTATGTTGCCAAAAGTATTCGCTCACCTGTCTTGACTCAGATATGAGTCAAAAAATCTCTTGCTATGGCACcaactttgtgggaacagtttggAGATGGcctcttcctgttccaacatgactgtgCACCAGTGCACAAAGCAAAGTCCATAAAGACATAgatgagagagtttggtgtggatCAACTTGACTGGCCTGACTTAAAGTCCTGACTTCAACCTGATAGGGATGTATTAGAGCAGAGACTGGGAGCCAGGCCTTtggtccaacatcagtgtgtgacctcacaaatgcaTTGCttgaaaaatgatcaaaaattcccataaacacactcctaaacCTTTTGGAAAGCCTTCCTAGAAGAGTagaagctgttatagctgcaaagggtggacaGACATCATATTAAACCCtatggattaagaatgggatgtcacttgTATTCATATGCGAGTTAAGGCAGGTGAGCGAATACTTTTGGCAACATAGTGTATGTATGCGTGCCAGGGTGTAAAGTCTGCATAGCATTTAATATTTGGCTCTTCAAGGATTCATGCTCCTTTCTGTAAGATACAAACCTATAAATAAAGCACTTAAGCCAtgcttccctgtgtgtttattagGTTTGCAGGTGtctcagtatgtgtgtgcatactcTCAGCAGGCCTTCTAGTCATAATGCCAGCAGATCAGCAATTCTGGTAACACAGCTTCAGTCTGACagtggaggaagatgaggagtgAGTGTGCGTCACAGGGCTGTGGTCGGTATTTGACCATTCAATGAGGAGAGTTTCCCTGGCTCTGTGTATATGTCAGCATGCTCTACGCGGGCAGCAGCACGCTCAAACTTTCAGGGATGACACATGCTCCTTTGGGTATTTATATGTGGTGGGGTGTGGAGGAACTCCTCTGGCTCTGTCCCTGGTTCGTTGGAGGGGGTGGAGTCACCCACCCATTGCTTTGTGGCATCACATAATCCCTTCTGCATAAATTTACAAGTGATACATTtgattttctcattcatttttgaGCAAAAGCCCCATGTACAAATCAAATAGGAGACTAAATAAGACATACTACTTTTCTGCACAAGAGCTGGATATGTAGGAAAAGTTCATTTTCAACAGGCTGTGAATTATGACTAAAATATACCAAAACACCTTCCAGGACAAGCACTTTTGAGCTGTTGATAATCTATAATTTCACCATAGATAATAAAACTGACCGTCCAGAATCCCCCCtgggaaataatttttactTGACAGTATGATGGAGCAGTATAGAAAAAGAATCTTCTTCTCACAGTGACACTTAGGCAGAGCTAGGTTTTCGAAACCCAGCCTCTAAAAGCCTTGACAAGTAATAGAAAAGCTTTCCTTTTAACCACCAGCCATCTGAAGATGCATTGAAATGTTTCCCCACCCACTAAAGTCATTCGTAGTTAATACACTTGCTCcatatttgcctttttataTGTTCTGTATTCGAGGCATTTCTGCCACTTGTAGACTCTACGTGGAAATTAAATGTTAACTCTTTAACATGATCAATTAAGCATTCCCAGTGAATGTATCAAATACTGTCTGATTTCAGCTTCTGAAATGTGAGGTTGCTTTTTTCTTCCATATGATTTGAAAAacgtaattttttttcctctccttctagCAGTCCTTCTATTTCCTTGgtttctgtgaaaatattaGTAATTACTGTCATTTTTCACAGATTCCTCTGCAAAGCAAATACTCATAAACGTCAACCTAAAACCACAGGATATATATACAAtgctgcagatttatttttacagcaggACGTGTTGACCCTTTTTCCTAGAAGATGTTTTCTATGTaagtatatatttaaaaagcatTAATGTGGCAGCAGAGATGGGACACTCATCCTGGTTGCCTTGTTGCCGCAGAGCATGAGcaccaaaacaataacaaaccaCCAACCTTCAGCCTGGCCGTTTCCTGCCTGCTGGCGGAAACTTTCTTACCTCGTTTTCGGAGCTTCGCGGCTTCACCGGGGCAGGAAAGCTGTCCGTCGCATTTATCCAATGGCGGGTCTGCGTCTGAATGAACGAAAAGAGCCTCTTTACAAACACCGAGACGGATTCACAACAAACTTTGGGGCCACGCGTGGAGCCACGCTGCTGCTCGCTACCTGCTTAGCATTTAGCTCGCTAGCGCCCGAGCCGCCTTCCTAAATGAAGCGGAGCTGTCAAAGCTAACAAACTTACAGCTGGACAgtagaggagggagggggggcggCCGCCGCACGCACCGACGGCACGAGCTCTGCACGGTAAGGGCCCGTTTTTACCCGCCTCGCCCGTTAATCCCGGTAACGATGCATCCGGCTgggaattgatttttttttttttttgacagttacTTTTGCTGCCGCTTTGACAGACCCTGCATGGTGTCGGAGGGAGCTTATTCAACTCAATCACAGACAGTTGGAGCACGCACTTCCCGACAGTTTGTCCGCAAAAACAACAACGTTACCGACGTGCGAACTTACTGTCAACAAAACGTAATTTAGCCGCACTGACGAAGGAGGACCAAGGCTCGCAAAGGAAGGTATCCGGACTTGGTATTTGGCGATCCAGTGTCGCCATTGCTCTTCCTTCTTGTTGCTTTGCTCAGAGCcgtttttcctcccctctctctctctctctctctctctctctctctctctctccccttcgCACGCATCAGGCGAAAAACGAAAGAACGAGATATGCTGACGTCAGAGTCGGTGATTTCCGGCTCCGCTCGGCTTCAGTCGGAGGGTTTTAAAGGTTGAGCCATGGAGGGAGGCGACCTAGGGAGCTTTACACGAGTGCAAAAGTTCAGTCTGCTACCACAACCCGAAGTCAGATCACATTGCATTGGAAAGCATACGAGATTacatattattttgttatatttagttAGAAAACGAAAGCCACCCTGATTCTCTTATGCAACTATTTGTTCAATATTGGCTCGTGCAATAAGCCTTCTATAGTTGGCAATATAAAAGTAgtcttttttatattatattctgTTTGAAATTACGCTTTTTTCAAACAGTTTTACAATAAAAGCCTATATGTGGTCTGATCACATTTATCCACACACTTCTGTGCTCCTTCAATTTTTGCACGTTGATGctagaaacatttgaaatagaGTCCTATTTTAACCCAGAAACATGTAGTGTCAGAATATGTCTTCTCTCTGCATTACCATTGATAACAATTGATTGTGACTTTTGAAAGAGGTCAGAGCTATGAATAACCTCAGATTGTATTGGATGGTTAGAGCTGCATGACTGCAACCACTGAGTCATTACTGAGTTTTGGAGCAGGCTTGTGCAGGGAAGGTCAGAGGTTAAACAtcactgcagataaaaaaaaaaaacagacaaacaaacaaacaaaaaaaaaaaaacagccttatAACTCAATCAATAGAATGGATTTTACTTGTAGCCTACTTTGCATTTTGTTCAATCATGTATATGTTTTGCATAAACCATATGATGAGGTTAACACCTAAATAAATGGCAATTAGAGAAACTAAATCACGAAATCCAATTGAATTATCCCAATCAATCGATTCCATTGGAAGAAATTTGTCTATTAAATTTGGCCTCTTGAGTAGGTCAACCTAGATAACCCCATAGCACTATGTTGACCTCTTGTGGCTGAAAACAGCACCTTTGTTACTTGTGTAAAAGCAGGCCAAAGGGGTTGGGGATAAGGGGATAGGCACCTGGGTAGTCTCCCTTTCAAGAAATGTTGTTGTAAAGATTTGGCTATTTCTTAGActatttaacaaaacaaatctaTCACTGCAGTTCTATGGCTGACGCAGCTTCTATATGCCAGCGAATGCACATAATGACCACAGGTTAAGCCATGCTACATAGCCATGAAAGAACACTGTaattcttttcttctgtctcgATCATAATGTTGATAGCAATGAACTGGTAAACAGCAAACTGGGATGAGATACGCTCTCcctctcaaacaaacacacacacacattgcataCTCAGTGCCAAATCCATTATTGTCTGGTGTTATAAACCATGAGTCCAGTGCACACACATCACTGATCACATGATACAGCATGAACTTGTCCTTTGAAGCTGAATGAGGGGACAGAGAGAACTGAGTATAAATAGGAAAGTAGTAGGAAATGACCAGATTTTGTTAGTTTGAAATGATGTGTcaaatccacacacaaacacagaccgACATTTTATGATAACCTGTGGTTGAAAACTgtccttcctgtctttcttGTACAGACAGCAGCACATATCCTCTCGTCTCATTTTCTCCCACATTCATAACACAGAAAAGAGGACTGAACCACAttccttttttgtttccccACACACTGAGTGTTATTTTTCTCAAGAAACTTAACTCAgtccaaaaaaattaaaatgtagaaaaaaaaaaaaaaaaggatatttcaATCTTCACTACCTATAAAGCccacacatttttaataaaaatgctttGATATTATGATATGCCAGAAATATTTGGGATTTATTGAGTTAGAATAAAattctgtaataaaataattacatactTTAGagtgacacatacacacacactaacagacaTGCATATGCATAAGATGGTCAGTTAAGAGATTCATGAGaaatcatatatttttattgaaaaaacaaagaaacgtTGAAAACTGTAATGTCACAGAGGGTACATTTGTATTCAATAAGACATTCTGGCAGGTTAAATACACAGGAATCATTGACAAAGCTAAAGCATGTTGGATGATGATTACAAGCGTGCAGAAGCATAACCAGTACACCACGCAAAGTTGTCTTTTGTTAAAGTTTTGTCCTtcaacaaagtgaaatgaactAGCAGCACCATCCAGCATACTGTATAATTCTACTAAAAGgcaaatgacaaaacaaaaccaaaatcaaaaacTATTCAAACTAACCATCTAcatatattgaaaatgaaaaaggacaaAGCAATCAACTtgtaaaaaaccaaaaaacagacaaacaaaaacaacaacaacaaatacaacccACAACAACACCAGCTCACTTTTTGGTGAcacaaagcattaaaaaaactacaatcacaaaaaaaagcaacaaggtTATTGATTTAACAACattaagctaaaaaaaaatgaaaaataaaataatgctttTGAGGAATGACTTCCATTgaacagtgacacaaaaaactgaagagGAAGTATGATTATATTTacaatgagaagaaaagaaaacttttaagAACACGAGAATTTATTCTAGTGCTTTGGTCAATGCTAAATAAATGAGAGCCTTCAGAGGAAGATTTCAGACTTTGGCTTCTGTCACAGCAACAGTTTCCAGCACGAATTAAGTTGCCAACTCTCAATCAAGtatttttttatggtttcaCACTCTCACAGTGCTTTGAAGGACATCATTAAAAGCATATTAAGCACCATAAGAGTGAACTGTGCGTGTTGTAATAAGGAAATCATACAATCAATGTAAAAACTACCTCCTTGATATTTGGATCAGAGACTAAGTGTTAGTCAGAGGAACTTGCCTTCTTGAGAAAGTGGATTTCTATATTAGTTTGGTAAATGACTAAGCCTAGTTTACTCATTCGATACCTGATAACCACCACATAGGGGGGAAATGGACTCAATGTGAGAAAAACCAATGAACTAATGAGTCATTCTCTGGATTTGCAGGTGCTATTTACCTTAAAGTATATAGTATGTGCAAAAAATAGGATTTAACACTGCATTTCACAGCTGAGTCAAAAATTTGCAATACCTGTCAGTGAAATTTTCTGAAATGGTTAAATGGTATTGAGGATAATGATATTACGTGTCATATTTAATTAGAGATAGTTACCCTGAAAACCTTGATCACATTGTCCTCATTATGGCAGAAAATGAATTCCAATTCTGACAGCTTGGCTTTATGGACATAAAGAGGAAGCACTGAGTTCAAAGTACCTCACTTTCATAAATATGTTGTTAAGCATCCTTCATGTAACCAGTATTtctaaaaatggaaatagaaaaacaaaggGAAGCATACAAACAGCTGTTCTTTGTGCGTCTATTGCCCGCTAAAGAAACCATCTTTGAAAAGGCACATTTAAATTTCTTCAAATTCTGTTGATAATTCtacttcatttttaatatttctaaTACTTACACATAGCACTTTAaagccattttatttatgttatatttGCAGTGGTTGTACTGCTGCAGGGCTACTTGAGAACTTCGACAAATATTTTagagagaaattaaaatttgcatttctgttAGAAGTACTCTGAGTTTGAGTAAGACATGAATGTGCCAAGTATATTATGAGAACTCATTATTTTAGATTACAAAATACCTGTTTAGTTCTGTGTGCCACCTTCACTGTTGTACTGTCAAGATCCAAATCCATCTACTAATTTATCCttcattttgtctgtcttcatcatattcacaaaacattttcatttgtgtatttaagtGTTATACCTACACGTGTGcagtgcatgcatgcattatctgagtgtgtgtgactgattcTGTTGTGTGTCACAAGGATGCCAATTATTGTATCTATGGGTATGTGCATGCAACTCTAACATGTGTAGTGTATTACTGTGCGTATACTGTATGTTAGATGGGTGAAGGGACCTGTTGCCTTCCATGTCCAGACTGGGAAGAGATTTTCTGAGAGTGCCAGCGAGTCTCCTTGTACACAAACCAAGCATTGCCCgcccacacaaacatgttgagGTAGCCAAACACCTGGAAGagtggacagaaaaaaagattttgtgttaAGAGAAAACACTACAAAGGAATTGTGATATTTTATGTGTTGCAGAATATGACTGAGAccatttgtgttcatttatttttgggaCTTGTGACAGAAAATGTTGATTTAAGCAAACCAGCAGTGTCTGAAGATAAGAAAAAATTAAAGTGCTGTTGCTTTGACTGTCATGTTGCTTAGGTCAGGCTGCTTGATGTTTATGCTATTGCCCAGAAATGTAGTATGATATGAAATGGAGGGATTGACAGAACAGGGTCAGTAAAACAAAGGGCTTGAGATGTGTTGAAACTAAAACTAATCAAACACAGTTGTACATGCAGTCACATgaacaaatttaaatgtgtaaaaacttCAAAGTTCCCCAAAAAATCTTAAACTGCCATCAGAGCTGCTCTACATTTGCTCTCACCACAGAGATGTTAAGGGTTCGCATGTTGGTGAACTCTGTGACCTCGCAGGTGATATTGCTTCCTTTGCAGAGTGCCAATGTGCCACTGAGGCCATCAGTGTCTGTGGCATCCTTCACGTTCTGCAGGCCCTTTGCCCAGGCAGATGAGCACACCAGCCACAGGAAGACCAGGATTGCTGTGATCAAAAAGTCCTGTAatcaaagagacaaacacaacagatcTATGGACAGAAGATAGAAAAATTCTGTGACCCTCAAATACTATTCTGAAAGGTTAACTTGACAGAAGAAAGTACGAGCAATACTCACAAAAATGGGTCCAAAGTCAGAGTCCTTGTAGATGTGCATGTAGCCTAAATAAACCAACAATGCCACCATGCTGTACAGGAAGCAGACGGTAGCAATGCCCACAAAGAACTCTGCTGAGGAGGCTGAATCCCCCACCATGTATGTGGTCGTGACAGAGTGGTTACAGAGAGTCGTGTTTCCCACTACGAGTGGGATTTGGCTTAACCTGGCAACAAGACAAGGCAGAGCGTTAACATCAGACAATGCAAACCTGTGTCTGCCACTGAAAACAACTGGAGTCTCACAAAACAATGTGCTGAGTCTCACCTAAATGGGTAGTGGAAGTTGGCATTAAGAGACTCATTCCTGCCATCGCCACAGAAGAGAGATAGGACGTTCTTCCCTGAGAATCCACCACAGCTTCCAAAAGCAAATATGGCCGTGAGCTGTTTGCACAGACGAGAGACGAGGGAAGTGGTTGAGAGATGTGAGAAAACACTGCTCAGCTTCAAGGAAAAAGAACGTTTAACTCAATAAACTTAAGATTATGTATGTTTGTTGAAGTGAGGAGGAGCCATAGCCAATATATTCTTCCCATTGAACCTACAATACAAAAGCAATCACAATGATAATTAGAATTTCTGTATAATTCTTCTCTAGACTGCAGTATTATAAAAAATGGGACTTACATGCAATTGGCAACATTAGTTCTAGCATTTGTCCCTTGAATTCTTCCTTGCAGGGGCAGGAAAGCATCTGATTCAGCATGTGGACCATGTGACACTAATACTCTCCTTAAAACCAACACATACTAAATTCTTTTAGTCAGGCTGCCGGCTATTCAAACCGCAGTAGGAGAAGCAATGATCATATAATTCAGTGGATCTCACGATTATTGACATCCATTGTTTCTGCCCATCCTCACAGCTCCCAACAGCATAACCGCTATGCTACAGAGCAACACTGATTCAGATTTAATGCCCCGCTACAGAGCTTGGCACAGACACACTATCTTGCTTCACACAGCAGGAATTTTCAACAGCTGTGTGTCTTGCTTTTGGACCAGAAACATCCTTGTTTCTCTAAACTGTTTAAAATCTGCATTCACTGATTTTTTGGCCACATGTGGGCAGTGCACTAGGATCTAAAAACAACTCCTACCTAGCATTCCCTCAATAGGATGATGTGGCAAACATGCCAGCAAACAGTGGCTTAATTACTTATTAAGCAGACACAAAACTACTACAGCATTTGTTTGGAGTTGTGTTTTTGGGCACTTGGCAAATGCAAGAGTATTACTCACTCTCTTTTTAGGTCTCCACAAACTTTTTTGGGGAAACATCTGATGCTTTAGGCAGTAAATGCTACTCCATCTTCACTAGTTTGTCGCTGACTTTATCCGTCTGCTGTCTGGTGCTGGTGATAGTGAACCAAAACAGTAAACGCGTCAAAGAAAAGGCTAAAGGTCACAAAGCCTCTCCACAGAGCAGAGTTGAGGAATGATTGTCTGTGGGTACATCACTAAAAGCAACCTTTTCCACATCAGGCATGGTCAGCtgatattttattaatacaaaaatattgaTAAGATGATTGCGTTCTTTTTGCACTCTGGGTGAAAAGTGTTATGTTGTGAAGCACAGACTGTAAAATGAGGACATCTCCCATAATCCATTCATatgaaaaaagtaataataataataataataaacaaataaaaacaaaggatgTTTAGCAGACTAAAATGTATCCAACTTACTGCCATCCATTAAAAGCGCTTACAACAGGGGCAGTTCAACTTTTAGCCTTTGGCATCTCACCAAGacatccagcacacacacacacctctcggCCTCTCTCCA
This window encodes:
- the sypl1 gene encoding synaptophysin-like protein 1; the protein is MMTGFRLNLSPLKEPLGFVKLVEWLTAIFAFGSCGGFSGKNVLSLFCGDGRNESLNANFHYPFRLSQIPLVVGNTTLCNHSVTTTYMVGDSASSAEFFVGIATVCFLYSMVALLVYLGYMHIYKDSDFGPIFDFLITAILVFLWLVCSSAWAKGLQNVKDATDTDGLSGTLALCKGSNITCEVTEFTNMRTLNISVVFGYLNMFVWAGNAWFVYKETRWHSQKISSQSGHGRQQVPSPI